A window of Rhizobium acidisoli contains these coding sequences:
- a CDS encoding organic hydroperoxide resistance protein, whose translation MTKIDKVLYTGKTRTTGGRDGASQSDDGELNIKLSPPGSARPGTNPEQLFAAGWSACFIGAIGIAAGKLKVRLPTETAVNAEVDLGTTDGGYFLQARLKVSLPGIEVDVAKALVDEAHRTCPYSKATRGNIDVELIVV comes from the coding sequence ATGACCAAGATCGACAAGGTTCTTTACACCGGCAAGACCCGCACCACCGGCGGGCGCGACGGCGCTTCGCAGAGCGACGACGGAGAGCTCAATATCAAGCTCTCGCCTCCCGGCAGCGCGCGGCCGGGCACCAATCCCGAACAGCTTTTCGCCGCCGGCTGGTCGGCCTGCTTCATCGGCGCGATCGGCATTGCCGCAGGCAAGCTGAAGGTCAGGCTTCCCACGGAGACCGCGGTGAATGCCGAGGTCGACCTCGGAACGACCGACGGCGGCTATTTCCTGCAGGCACGCCTTAAGGTCAGCCTGCCCGGCATCGAAGTGGATGTCGCGAAGGCGCTGGTGGATGAGGCGCACCGGACCTGCCCCTATTCAAAGGCCACGCGCGGCAATATCGATGTCGAATTGATCGTTGTCTGA
- a CDS encoding ATP-binding protein translates to MRAIPWFSGLMWPRTLRSRIFLILLIGLALAYGLSFSVLYMERTMSAKAVMLGTLENDVATSIAVLDRLPPGERGVLLDRLSRGNYRFVLGTGLPGVPDTSSKGAEISGKIEEAIGHRFPISIERIPGEVNRLQAHLTLSDGSPLTIDVTPKGVMPIAAWLPYVFVIQMLLLISCTWFAVRQAIRPLGALAAAADALDPNKDGPALSEAGPSEVAHAVRAFNAMRERIAHYLEERVQILAAISHDLQTPITRMRLRADMAEDSPEKDKLVHDLGEIQRLVQDGIAYARSAHGSGEKNARIDLASFIDSISYDYQDTGKAVTVVGLVQGAALTKPHALRRILSNFIDNALKFADAAEISVEHNAENNVVITVMDRGPGIPHDMLEAAMQPFFRLEQSRNRETGGTGLGLAIAQQLTAKIGGSLRLYNRAGGGLAAEVTLR, encoded by the coding sequence ATGAGGGCGATCCCCTGGTTCTCGGGTTTGATGTGGCCGAGGACGTTGCGGTCGCGGATCTTCCTCATCCTGCTCATCGGTCTCGCCCTTGCCTACGGGCTGTCCTTCAGTGTGCTCTATATGGAGCGCACCATGTCGGCCAAGGCGGTGATGCTCGGCACGCTGGAGAATGACGTCGCAACGTCGATCGCCGTTCTCGACCGGCTTCCACCAGGCGAGCGCGGCGTTCTCCTCGACCGGCTGAGCCGCGGCAATTACCGCTTCGTGCTCGGGACCGGCCTTCCAGGCGTGCCCGACACGTCAAGCAAGGGGGCGGAGATATCAGGCAAGATCGAGGAGGCGATCGGACATCGCTTTCCGATCAGCATCGAACGGATTCCAGGTGAGGTGAACCGATTGCAGGCGCATCTGACGCTGAGCGATGGAAGCCCGCTGACGATCGACGTCACGCCGAAGGGCGTCATGCCGATCGCCGCATGGCTGCCCTATGTCTTCGTCATCCAGATGCTGCTGCTCATCTCCTGCACCTGGTTTGCGGTTCGCCAGGCAATCCGGCCGCTCGGTGCGCTTGCTGCCGCAGCCGATGCCCTCGACCCCAACAAGGACGGTCCCGCTTTGAGCGAGGCCGGTCCGAGCGAGGTTGCGCATGCGGTGAGGGCATTCAATGCGATGCGGGAGCGGATCGCCCATTACCTCGAAGAGCGTGTGCAGATACTGGCGGCCATCTCGCACGATCTGCAGACGCCGATCACCCGCATGCGGCTGCGCGCCGATATGGCGGAGGATTCGCCTGAAAAGGACAAGCTGGTGCATGATCTCGGGGAGATCCAGCGCCTCGTCCAGGACGGTATAGCCTATGCGCGCAGCGCCCACGGCAGCGGCGAGAAGAATGCCCGTATCGATCTCGCCTCATTCATCGACAGCATATCCTACGACTATCAGGACACCGGAAAGGCGGTGACGGTCGTCGGGCTGGTTCAGGGCGCTGCCTTGACCAAGCCACACGCTCTTCGCCGCATCCTGTCGAACTTCATCGACAATGCGTTGAAGTTTGCGGATGCCGCCGAAATCAGCGTCGAGCACAATGCGGAAAACAATGTCGTCATCACCGTGATGGATCGGGGGCCTGGTATCCCTCACGATATGCTCGAAGCCGCCATGCAGCCCTTCTTCCGGCTGGAGCAATCCCGCAACCGGGAGACCGGCGGCACCGGTCTTGGTCTTGCGATCGCCCAGCAGCTGACGGCCAAGATCGGCGGTTCGCTCCGGCTCTACAATCGCGCCGGCGGCGGACTGGCGGCGGAAGTCACCCTTCGGTGA
- a CDS encoding response regulator, with translation MDHVDHILVVDDDREIRELVSGYLQKNGLRTSTAADGRQMRSFLEANAVDLIVLDVMMPGDDGLVLCRELRAGRHKAIPILMLTARTDEMDRILGLEMGADDYLAKPFAARELLARIKAVLRRTRMLPPNLQISEAGQLLSFGDWRLDTVARHLLDKEGTAIALSGAEYRLLRVFIDHPQRVLTRDQLLSLTQGRDADLFDRSIDLLVSRLRQRLGDDAREPTYIKTVRSEGYVFSVPVEIMELRQ, from the coding sequence ATGGATCATGTCGATCACATCCTGGTCGTCGACGACGATCGCGAAATCCGCGAGCTGGTTTCGGGCTATCTGCAGAAGAATGGTTTGAGGACCAGCACTGCCGCGGACGGGCGCCAGATGCGCAGCTTTCTCGAAGCCAACGCCGTCGATCTGATCGTGCTCGATGTGATGATGCCCGGCGACGACGGGCTGGTGCTGTGCCGCGAACTGCGCGCCGGCCGGCACAAGGCGATCCCGATCCTGATGCTGACGGCCCGCACCGATGAGATGGACCGGATCCTCGGGCTGGAGATGGGCGCCGACGACTATCTCGCCAAGCCCTTTGCCGCACGCGAGCTGCTTGCCCGGATCAAGGCAGTGCTGAGGCGCACGCGCATGCTGCCGCCGAACCTGCAGATCAGCGAGGCCGGGCAGTTGCTGAGCTTCGGCGACTGGCGGCTCGATACGGTCGCCCGGCATCTTCTCGACAAGGAGGGGACCGCGATCGCACTCAGCGGCGCCGAGTACCGGCTGCTTCGCGTCTTCATCGATCACCCGCAGCGGGTGCTCACTCGCGACCAGCTTCTGAGCCTGACGCAGGGCCGTGATGCCGATCTTTTCGATCGTTCGATCGATCTCCTGGTCAGCCGCCTGCGGCAGCGGCTGGGAGACGATGCGCGCGAACCGACCTACATCAAGACGGTGCGCAGTGAAGGCTATGTATTTTCCGTTCCGGTCGAAATCATGGAGCTGCGCCAATGA
- a CDS encoding alpha/beta fold hydrolase: MSEQINHHRRRFFGMTAIALAAVEFGVAGTAVAQSALPAVKAGTNTSFEALKQVKAGVLDIGYAEAGSADGPVVLLLHGWPYDIYSFVDVAPLLASAGYRVIVPYLRGYGTTRFLDDQTPRNGQPSALAADMIALLDALDIEKAVIAGYDWGGRTANIMAALWPERCKAMVSVSGYLIGSQEANLKPLPPKAELAWWYQFYFATERGRLGYESNTHDFAKLIWQTASPKWNFDDATFDRSAAAFDNPDHVAIVIHNYRWRLGLVEGEAKYDAYEKTLAALPMISVPTITMEGDANGAPHPEPSAYAGKFSGKYEHRTINGGIGHNLPQEAPQAFAQAVIDVDRF, from the coding sequence ATGTCAGAGCAAATCAACCATCACCGCCGCCGCTTCTTCGGCATGACGGCAATCGCCCTTGCGGCCGTCGAATTCGGCGTGGCCGGGACAGCCGTCGCCCAGTCGGCGCTGCCCGCCGTAAAGGCCGGAACCAATACGTCTTTCGAAGCGCTGAAGCAGGTGAAGGCGGGCGTGCTCGATATTGGTTATGCCGAGGCCGGCAGCGCGGATGGTCCCGTTGTTCTGCTGCTGCATGGCTGGCCCTACGATATTTATAGTTTCGTCGATGTTGCGCCGCTGCTGGCCTCGGCGGGTTACAGGGTGATCGTCCCCTATCTGCGTGGTTACGGCACGACCCGCTTCCTGGACGACCAGACACCGCGCAACGGTCAGCCGTCGGCGCTGGCTGCCGATATGATCGCGCTGCTCGATGCGCTCGATATCGAGAAGGCAGTGATTGCCGGCTATGACTGGGGCGGGAGGACGGCCAACATTATGGCGGCGCTATGGCCGGAGCGCTGCAAGGCGATGGTCTCGGTGAGCGGCTACCTGATCGGCAGCCAGGAGGCTAATTTGAAGCCGCTGCCGCCGAAGGCGGAACTGGCCTGGTGGTATCAGTTCTATTTTGCAACCGAACGTGGGCGGCTGGGTTATGAGAGCAATACGCATGATTTCGCAAAGCTCATCTGGCAGACGGCTTCGCCGAAGTGGAATTTCGACGATGCGACTTTCGACAGGTCGGCGGCTGCCTTCGACAATCCCGACCATGTCGCGATCGTCATTCACAATTATCGCTGGCGCCTGGGGCTTGTCGAAGGCGAGGCCAAGTACGATGCCTATGAGAAGACGCTTGCCGCATTGCCGATGATCTCCGTGCCGACGATCACCATGGAGGGGGATGCAAACGGTGCGCCGCATCCGGAGCCATCCGCCTATGCCGGAAAATTCTCCGGCAAATACGAGCATCGCACGATTAATGGCGGCATAGGCCACAACCTGCCGCAGGAAGCGCCGCAGGCCTTTGCGCAGGCGGTCATCGACGTCGACCGCTTCTGA
- a CDS encoding cytochrome c biogenesis protein DipZ, with protein sequence MTLLIIAYLGGALTILSPCILPILPFVFARAGQPFVRSTLPMLAGMAATFALVATLAAVGGSWAIRANEYGRLAAIVLLALFGASLLSPRFASTLARPIVDLGNNLLNANGGGRTAPTVKSALILGVATGLLWAPCAGPILGLVLTGAALQGANLQTTFLLAAYAAGAATSLAVALLVGGRIFAAMKRSLGLGDRIRQGLGAAVLAGVAVIALGLDTSLLSRLSYASTASLEQAVLDRLHAKPAAGAPAEVASNGVMIADAKKPFRSDLPVEGYAPSLDGAVEWLNSKPLATEQLRGKVVLVDFWTYSCINCIRTIPYVKAWAEKYADQGLVVIGVHAPEFAFEKKLDNVKKAVGDFEIGYPVAIDNDYKIWRAFENSYWPAGYLIDAEGQIRYHHFGEGNYGRTEKAIQDLLREAGSQMTSSAPVAPDAKGVEASPDLGNIRSGETYLGYEQAANFASPEGLQADAPHEYSIAEPGLNGWGLSGTWTVGKDQARLDQAGGGITYRFSARDLHLVLGPGTDGKPIRFQVTVDGKAPGPDHGSDIDADGNGTVTATRLYQLVRQSGTVGARNFQIRFLDPGVEAYAFTFG encoded by the coding sequence ATGACACTGCTGATCATTGCCTATCTCGGAGGTGCGCTGACGATCCTCAGCCCGTGCATCCTGCCGATCCTCCCCTTCGTCTTCGCCCGTGCCGGGCAGCCCTTCGTCCGCAGCACGCTGCCGATGCTGGCGGGCATGGCCGCCACCTTCGCTCTCGTCGCGACACTGGCCGCGGTCGGCGGCAGCTGGGCCATCCGCGCCAATGAATATGGCCGTCTTGCCGCGATCGTCCTGCTGGCGCTCTTCGGCGCCAGCCTGCTTTCGCCGCGCTTCGCCAGCACCCTCGCCCGGCCGATCGTCGATCTCGGCAACAATCTCCTGAACGCCAACGGCGGTGGACGCACTGCGCCGACGGTGAAGAGCGCCCTCATCCTCGGCGTCGCTACCGGCCTGCTCTGGGCGCCCTGTGCCGGGCCGATCCTCGGCCTTGTTCTCACAGGTGCCGCCCTGCAGGGCGCTAACCTGCAGACCACCTTCCTGCTCGCCGCCTATGCCGCCGGTGCTGCAACCTCGCTCGCGGTCGCCCTGCTTGTCGGCGGCAGGATATTCGCCGCGATGAAACGCTCGCTCGGCCTCGGCGACCGGATTCGCCAGGGTCTCGGTGCTGCGGTACTCGCGGGTGTCGCCGTCATCGCCCTCGGCCTCGACACCAGCCTGCTGTCGCGGCTTTCCTATGCGAGCACCGCATCACTGGAACAGGCAGTGCTCGACAGGTTGCATGCCAAGCCCGCAGCCGGCGCCCCCGCCGAGGTCGCCAGCAACGGCGTGATGATCGCAGACGCCAAGAAGCCCTTTCGCAGCGATCTGCCGGTCGAAGGGTATGCGCCTTCGCTCGACGGCGCCGTCGAATGGCTGAACTCCAAGCCTCTGGCCACCGAGCAGCTGCGGGGCAAAGTGGTGCTCGTCGACTTCTGGACCTATTCCTGCATCAACTGCATTCGCACGATCCCCTATGTCAAAGCCTGGGCGGAAAAATACGCTGATCAGGGCCTCGTGGTGATCGGCGTCCACGCCCCGGAATTCGCCTTCGAGAAGAAGCTCGACAACGTCAAGAAGGCGGTCGGCGATTTCGAGATCGGCTATCCCGTCGCGATCGACAATGACTACAAAATCTGGCGCGCCTTCGAAAACAGCTACTGGCCGGCCGGCTATCTCATCGATGCCGAGGGCCAGATCCGCTACCACCATTTCGGCGAAGGCAACTATGGCAGGACCGAAAAAGCCATTCAGGACCTGCTGCGCGAAGCCGGCAGCCAGATGACGTCAAGTGCGCCGGTCGCACCGGATGCCAAGGGCGTGGAAGCCTCTCCGGACCTTGGCAATATCCGCTCCGGCGAAACCTATCTCGGCTACGAACAGGCGGCGAATTTTGCCTCGCCCGAAGGACTGCAGGCCGACGCGCCGCATGAGTATTCGATCGCAGAACCCGGCCTCAACGGCTGGGGTCTGTCCGGAACCTGGACTGTCGGCAAGGATCAGGCGAGGCTTGATCAGGCCGGTGGCGGTATCACCTATCGCTTCAGCGCCCGCGACCTGCATCTTGTTCTCGGCCCGGGCACGGACGGCAAACCGATCCGCTTCCAGGTGACGGTCGACGGCAAGGCGCCGGGACCGGATCACGGCTCAGACATCGATGCCGACGGCAACGGCACGGTGACGGCGACTAGGCTTTACCAGCTGGTGCGCCAGTCCGGCACGGTCGGCGCCCGCAACTTCCAGATCCGCTTCCTCGATCCCGGGGTGGAGGCCTACGCCTTCACCTTCGGCTGA
- a CDS encoding alpha/beta fold hydrolase, translated as MNRRLLFTAALAFATTAIAFAAEAAAVKNIVIVHGALADGSGWRKATEILQKRGFNVTIVQEPITSLDDDVAATKRVLDLQDGPSLLVGHSYGGMVITEAGNAPNVAGLVYVAAFQPDKGESLLSLASSKPAGSMDIKETKDGKYLYLDPAAFAADFAADLPKAEADFLARSQVFASKQAFSAKIAEPAWRTKPSWSIVATEDRAINPDLERDMAKRAGSDVTEIKASHAVFASQAEKVADIIEKAARKADQ; from the coding sequence ATGAACCGACGTCTTCTCTTCACCGCAGCCCTTGCCTTCGCCACCACCGCCATCGCCTTCGCAGCAGAGGCTGCGGCGGTGAAGAACATCGTAATCGTCCACGGCGCGCTCGCCGACGGCTCAGGATGGCGCAAGGCGACGGAGATTCTCCAGAAACGCGGCTTCAACGTCACCATCGTCCAGGAACCCATCACCTCGCTCGACGACGATGTGGCGGCGACGAAGCGGGTTCTCGACCTCCAGGACGGACCGAGCCTGCTCGTCGGCCACAGCTATGGCGGCATGGTCATTACCGAAGCCGGCAACGCCCCTAATGTCGCAGGCCTCGTCTATGTCGCGGCCTTCCAGCCCGACAAGGGCGAAAGCCTGCTGAGCCTTGCGAGCTCCAAGCCCGCCGGCAGCATGGATATCAAGGAAACCAAGGACGGGAAGTATCTCTATCTTGACCCCGCAGCCTTCGCCGCGGATTTCGCGGCCGACCTGCCGAAAGCCGAAGCTGACTTCCTGGCAAGATCACAGGTCTTCGCCTCGAAGCAGGCGTTCTCCGCCAAAATTGCCGAGCCGGCATGGCGGACAAAACCGAGCTGGTCGATCGTCGCTACGGAGGATCGCGCCATCAACCCCGACCTGGAACGCGACATGGCAAAACGGGCCGGCAGCGACGTGACCGAGATCAAGGCAAGCCACGCCGTCTTCGCATCCCAAGCAGAGAAGGTCGCCGACATCATCGAAAAGGCGGCCAGGAAAGCCGACCAGTAG
- a CDS encoding OmpA family protein, whose product MGMKSRLFASAAFPLLSLSLAFQPASAMAAVRDVATQAQAVRQVEQGSFEVAQDAPQDAPSDEELLKKKRKQKEEAPAEKAPAAEQPKEAPAEKPKAERKEAPAPEPKAEPEPPKAEAPKEKPAPQAESKPERKAKQEAQPEAKPEAAPQQEQPITQEKPRKPKKQAEPEAQPQPEQQPAAKEAQPETEQAQPEAKPEGGKRAKGQDKAQGKDKGKEKTETAAPEAVTPAEEQAKPEVKPEAKPAAEAPAEKKPVKGEAAAPAEKPAEGKATEDKATEGKTTEDKAAAPEAVPAEEPKDGTAAKPAGEQPAGAQPTAPATDTAQPLPDASGGKQVEQAIPAPEKASPEELERRKKIAADPAKSNETVVLPVENGAAVLDSDKDADRSKGREGRRDRDKMRAETQEVKVPTSDADAQASSGAKAAPTIKLEAVTSEKGRKLDARPQFVRPDGARVDDSTDDNRVIIQYDNRVIVRGDDDRRFLRDGERPSYEELSGDRYRETITRPEGYRIVTIRNRYGDIIQRSRVDARGREHVLYYSQDLYDDPDRDYFEDPGADLPPMRLRVPLNDYIIDTRSDPDRDYYEFLSEPPVEPVERVYSLDEVKYSARIRDKVRRIDLDTITFATGSADIPMTQARTLRKVADAISQVLKKDPSETFLIEGHTDAVGTDQSNLVLSDQRAESVANVLSDVYGIPPENLATQGYGEQYLKVNTSGPEQENRRVTVRRVTALVRPVAANQ is encoded by the coding sequence ATGGGCATGAAATCAAGATTGTTCGCAAGCGCGGCTTTTCCGCTGCTTTCCCTCTCGCTGGCATTCCAGCCGGCATCGGCAATGGCTGCCGTGCGCGACGTCGCGACGCAGGCACAGGCCGTGCGGCAAGTCGAACAAGGCAGTTTCGAAGTGGCGCAGGACGCGCCTCAGGATGCGCCTTCCGATGAGGAATTGCTGAAGAAGAAGCGCAAGCAGAAGGAAGAGGCTCCGGCCGAAAAGGCACCGGCCGCCGAGCAGCCGAAGGAGGCGCCCGCCGAAAAGCCGAAGGCCGAGCGCAAGGAGGCGCCGGCGCCCGAACCCAAGGCAGAGCCGGAACCGCCGAAGGCCGAAGCGCCGAAGGAAAAACCCGCCCCGCAGGCCGAAAGCAAGCCCGAGCGGAAGGCTAAGCAGGAGGCTCAGCCCGAGGCCAAGCCGGAGGCCGCGCCGCAGCAGGAGCAGCCGATAACGCAGGAGAAGCCGAGGAAGCCGAAGAAGCAGGCCGAGCCCGAGGCTCAGCCGCAGCCCGAACAGCAGCCGGCGGCAAAGGAGGCGCAGCCGGAGACGGAGCAGGCGCAGCCGGAAGCCAAGCCGGAGGGCGGCAAGCGCGCCAAAGGGCAGGACAAGGCCCAGGGCAAGGATAAAGGCAAGGAAAAGACCGAGACTGCCGCTCCCGAGGCCGTGACGCCGGCCGAGGAACAGGCCAAGCCCGAAGTCAAGCCGGAGGCAAAACCCGCCGCCGAAGCACCGGCAGAGAAGAAGCCCGTAAAGGGCGAAGCCGCAGCACCCGCGGAGAAGCCGGCCGAAGGCAAGGCAACTGAAGATAAGGCAACTGAAGGCAAGACGACCGAAGATAAAGCCGCGGCACCAGAAGCCGTACCCGCCGAAGAGCCGAAGGACGGCACCGCCGCAAAGCCTGCCGGCGAACAGCCCGCCGGCGCGCAGCCGACCGCGCCGGCGACCGACACAGCTCAGCCATTGCCGGATGCCAGCGGCGGCAAGCAGGTCGAGCAGGCCATTCCGGCGCCGGAAAAGGCTTCGCCCGAAGAGCTCGAGCGCCGCAAGAAGATTGCCGCGGATCCGGCCAAGAGCAACGAGACCGTCGTGTTGCCAGTCGAGAACGGTGCGGCTGTGCTCGACAGCGACAAGGATGCCGACCGCAGCAAGGGCCGCGAAGGCCGCCGCGACCGCGACAAGATGCGCGCCGAGACCCAGGAGGTGAAGGTGCCGACCTCGGATGCCGATGCGCAGGCCTCCAGCGGCGCCAAGGCGGCGCCGACGATCAAGCTTGAAGCGGTGACCAGCGAGAAGGGCAGAAAGCTCGATGCGCGGCCGCAATTCGTTCGTCCCGACGGCGCGCGCGTCGACGACAGCACCGACGATAATCGTGTGATCATCCAATACGACAATCGGGTGATCGTGCGTGGCGACGACGACAGGCGGTTCCTGCGCGACGGCGAACGGCCGAGTTACGAGGAGCTGTCGGGTGATCGCTACCGCGAGACAATCACGCGGCCGGAGGGTTACCGAATCGTGACAATCCGGAACCGCTATGGCGATATCATTCAGCGGTCGCGCGTCGACGCCCGCGGGCGCGAGCATGTGCTCTATTATTCGCAGGACCTCTACGACGATCCGGACCGTGACTATTTCGAGGATCCGGGTGCCGACTTGCCGCCGATGCGGCTGCGCGTACCGCTCAACGATTACATCATCGATACTCGCAGTGACCCGGACCGGGATTATTACGAGTTCCTGAGCGAGCCGCCCGTCGAGCCGGTAGAGCGTGTCTACTCGCTTGACGAGGTGAAGTATTCGGCCCGTATCCGCGATAAGGTGCGCCGCATCGACCTCGACACGATCACCTTCGCGACCGGCAGCGCCGATATCCCGATGACGCAGGCGCGCACCCTGCGCAAGGTTGCCGACGCGATCAGCCAGGTGCTGAAGAAGGATCCGAGCGAAACCTTCCTGATTGAGGGTCATACGGATGCCGTCGGAACCGATCAGAGCAACCTGGTCCTCTCCGACCAGCGGGCGGAATCGGTCGCGAACGTGCTCTCCGACGTCTACGGCATCCCGCCGGAGAACTTGGCGACACAGGGCTATGGCGAGCAATATCTGAAGGTCAACACGTCAGGCCCCGAACAGGAAAACCGCCGCGTCACCGTCCGCCGCGTGACGGCGCTGGTTCGGCCGGTGGCTGCCAACCAGTAA
- a CDS encoding transporter substrate-binding domain-containing protein gives MHISTRIFAAVSIAAMSLFAGSAMADGEKYVIGTDSTYPPFEFVDASGTIQGFDIDITKALCAEMKAECSFVSTDWDGIIPALNAKKFDMIVSSMSITPERLKLVDFSNKYYNTPPAIAVPKDSKITDVAGLKGKVIGAQTSTTHANYAEKHLADTELKLYPTADEYKLDVSSGRVDAVIDDVVVLSEWVKSDAGACCKILTTLPVDKEINGNGAGIAIRKGDPLKEKLNTAIAAIRASGEYKKIQDKYFDFDVYGE, from the coding sequence ATGCATATCTCCACCCGTATTTTCGCGGCAGTCTCGATCGCGGCGATGTCCCTTTTCGCCGGCTCGGCCATGGCCGATGGCGAGAAGTATGTGATCGGCACCGATTCGACCTATCCGCCCTTCGAGTTCGTCGATGCCAGCGGCACGATCCAGGGCTTCGACATCGACATCACGAAGGCGCTTTGTGCCGAGATGAAGGCTGAATGCTCCTTCGTCAGCACCGACTGGGACGGCATCATCCCGGCGCTCAACGCCAAGAAGTTCGACATGATCGTTTCCTCCATGTCGATCACGCCGGAGCGCCTGAAGCTCGTCGACTTCTCCAACAAGTACTACAACACCCCGCCGGCCATCGCCGTGCCGAAGGATTCGAAGATCACCGACGTTGCCGGCCTCAAAGGCAAGGTGATCGGCGCACAGACCTCGACAACGCACGCCAACTACGCCGAGAAGCACCTGGCCGACACCGAACTGAAGCTCTATCCGACGGCTGACGAATACAAGCTCGACGTCTCCAGCGGCCGTGTCGACGCCGTCATCGACGACGTCGTCGTTCTCTCCGAATGGGTCAAATCCGACGCCGGCGCCTGCTGCAAGATCCTGACCACCCTGCCGGTCGACAAGGAAATCAACGGCAACGGCGCAGGCATTGCCATCCGTAAAGGCGATCCGCTCAAGGAAAAGCTGAACACGGCAATCGCTGCGATCCGCGCCAGCGGTGAATACAAGAAGATCCAGGACAAGTACTTCGACTTCGACGTTTACGGCGAATAA
- a CDS encoding ABC transporter permease, with protein sequence MGGLFSALGSFWSALVHILDPLCGPVGIFTWLGQSTILACGDTGWGDEIALGLQVTVSVAIVTLPIGLAIGFLVALGQQSEEKSLRLAAGIYTTIFRGLPELLTLFIIYYGMQMLIQSLLTFVGYDGPPVEINAFLAGVIALSVVFSAYCSEVLLSAFRAIPKGQYEAGDSLGLHHGRTLRLIILPQLVRIALPGLTNLWMVLLKDTSYVSIISLADILRQTSVAVRVTKEPFFFYGLACCLYLVLAILSSFLLVYVERWAKRSEIRR encoded by the coding sequence ATGGGCGGATTATTTTCCGCGCTCGGCTCCTTCTGGAGCGCACTTGTGCACATTCTGGATCCGCTGTGCGGACCCGTCGGCATCTTCACCTGGCTGGGTCAGTCGACGATCCTTGCCTGTGGCGACACCGGCTGGGGCGACGAGATCGCACTTGGCCTGCAGGTCACCGTTTCGGTGGCAATCGTCACCCTGCCGATCGGCCTCGCCATCGGCTTCCTGGTGGCGCTCGGCCAGCAGTCGGAAGAAAAATCGCTGCGGCTGGCGGCCGGCATCTACACGACCATCTTCCGCGGCCTGCCGGAGCTCCTGACGCTCTTCATCATCTATTACGGCATGCAGATGCTGATCCAGTCTCTGCTGACCTTCGTCGGTTATGACGGACCTCCGGTCGAGATCAATGCCTTCCTCGCCGGCGTCATCGCGCTTTCGGTGGTTTTTTCAGCCTATTGTTCGGAAGTGCTGCTCTCGGCCTTTCGCGCCATTCCCAAGGGGCAATATGAGGCCGGCGACTCGCTTGGCCTGCATCACGGCCGCACGCTGCGTCTGATCATCTTGCCGCAGCTGGTGCGCATCGCCTTGCCGGGCCTGACGAACCTCTGGATGGTGCTCCTGAAGGACACCTCTTACGTCTCGATCATCAGCCTTGCCGATATCCTGCGCCAGACGAGCGTCGCCGTGCGGGTCACCAAGGAACCCTTCTTCTTTTATGGCCTGGCCTGCTGCCTTTATCTGGTGCTGGCCATTCTCTCCTCCTTTCTGCTCGTCTATGTCGAGCGCTGGGCCAAGCGTTCGGAGATCCGCCGATGA
- a CDS encoding ABC transporter permease: protein MSYAETLIPPQPAPREVMKPMTPARMAGYIFVAAWAVFGALLVISVVNGWDPEKFTRYGPRYLHGLGVTLSLVFISVICGAVLSLPLAAARMSKNRVLNALAYGYIYFFRGTPLLAQLFLVYYGLGVFRPQLEAVGIWWFFREAWYCGLFAMTINTAAYQAEILRGAIESVPHGQHEAAAALGIHKFIAFRKIVLPQALIVALRPYGNEIILLIKGSAVVAIITVLDLMGETRYAFSRTFDYQTYLWAAIFYLVIVEALRHLWAWIERRLTRHLKR from the coding sequence ATGAGCTACGCCGAAACGCTGATCCCGCCGCAACCCGCACCTCGCGAAGTGATGAAGCCGATGACGCCGGCGCGTATGGCCGGCTATATTTTCGTCGCCGCCTGGGCTGTATTCGGCGCGCTGCTGGTGATCTCCGTCGTCAACGGCTGGGATCCGGAAAAATTCACCCGCTACGGACCGCGCTATCTCCACGGTCTCGGGGTCACGCTCAGCCTCGTTTTCATTTCCGTCATCTGCGGCGCAGTTCTGTCGCTGCCGCTTGCCGCGGCGCGCATGTCGAAGAACCGGGTGCTGAATGCGCTCGCCTACGGCTATATCTATTTCTTCCGCGGCACACCGCTGCTGGCCCAACTGTTCCTGGTCTATTACGGCCTTGGCGTATTCCGGCCGCAGCTTGAGGCCGTCGGCATCTGGTGGTTCTTCCGCGAAGCCTGGTATTGCGGCCTTTTTGCCATGACCATCAATACCGCGGCCTACCAGGCGGAAATCCTGCGCGGCGCTATCGAAAGCGTACCGCACGGCCAGCACGAAGCGGCTGCAGCCCTCGGCATCCACAAGTTCATCGCCTTCCGCAAGATCGTTCTGCCGCAGGCCCTCATCGTCGCGCTTCGCCCTTACGGCAACGAGATCATCCTGCTAATCAAGGGCTCGGCGGTCGTCGCCATCATCACCGTGCTCGACCTGATGGGCGAGACCCGCTATGCCTTCTCCCGCACCTTCGACTACCAGACCTATCTCTGGGCAGCGATCTTCTACCTCGTCATCGTCGAGGCACTGCGCCATCTCTGGGCCTGGATCGAGCGCCGCCTGACCCGGCATCTCAAGCGTTGA